The window AGCTGGCGCTCGGCGCCCTGCGGATACCGCACCTCGCACGGGACGACGACGAAGGAGATCCCGCTCTCCACGAGCGCCGACTGGATCTCGGCGGCCGCGTCGCGGAGCGCGTCGATCGCCTTCCCCTTGTCCGTCTCGATCCCGACCAGGATCCGGCGCACGCCGACGATGCGCGCCATCGCGAACGCACCCTCGACGATCGCCTCGGGTTCCGCGAGCATGAGACGGTAGTCGGAGGTGAGATACGGCTCGCACTCGGCGCCGTTCAGGACCAGCGTGTCCACGGCGACGCCCTTCGGGAGCGACAGCTTGCGGTGGGTCGGGAAGGCCGCGCCGCCCAGGCCCACGATGCCGGCCTCACGGATCCGCTCGAGCGCCTCCTCGCGCGAGATCCCGCGCCAGCCCGGGTCCTGGGGGAACTCCAGCTCGGCCTCCCCTTCCCTCTGGATCGCGATCGAGTCGGCCAGCACGAGCGTGGGATGCGGGCGCCGCTCGATGGGCCGCACCTTCCCGGATACCGTCGCGTGGAGCGGGACCCCGTTGGGGCCGCCGTCCGCGATCTTCTGCCCGCGAACCACCTTGTCTCCCTTCTTCACGAGCGGCTGGGAGGGCTCGCCGATGTGCTGCAGGAGCGGAAGCCACACGTCGGACGGAAGCGGAGCGATCGGCTCGATGGGACGGTCGCGCGTCTCCCGCTTCATCGGGTCGGGATGGATTCCGCCGCGGCCGAAGGTATGGAGCTGGATGACGCGCTCCATGTCCGTCAGCCGATGAAGTGGGTGCGCAGCGCGCCCGGGAAGCCGGTGAACCGGCCGGGGCCGAGAAGGAACGCGGTGGTCGAGAGTCGGTCGGAGTCCGTCCCG of the Candidatus Eisenbacteria bacterium genome contains:
- a CDS encoding electron transport complex subunit RsxC, which codes for MERVIQLHTFGRGGIHPDPMKRETRDRPIEPIAPLPSDVWLPLLQHIGEPSQPLVKKGDKVVRGQKIADGGPNGVPLHATVSGKVRPIERRPHPTLVLADSIAIQREGEAELEFPQDPGWRGISREEALERIREAGIVGLGGAAFPTHRKLSLPKGVAVDTLVLNGAECEPYLTSDYRLMLAEPEAIVEGAFAMARIVGVRRILVGIETDKGKAIDALRDAAAEIQSALVESGISFVVVPCEVRYPQGAERQL